The proteins below are encoded in one region of Helianthus annuus cultivar XRQ/B chromosome 2, HanXRQr2.0-SUNRISE, whole genome shotgun sequence:
- the LOC110890056 gene encoding uncharacterized protein LOC110890056: protein MGPLPPSSGNRYILVAIDYVSKWVEAQDLPTKDARVVVRFLKKLFTRFGIPKALIGDRGTHFCNAIMEKALERYGVTHCLSTAYHPQTNGQVENVNTGVKRILEKTVGKSRKDWLDKLDDALWAFRTAYKTLLGTTPFMIVYGKACHLPVGLEHRALWALKTVNLDLSHAARKRFFQIHELEALRDSAHERSWSIKEKTKALHDRRLKGLKEFKVGIHHRQGARINEKIEFQAGERGECVGVVDEENMERRYWS from the exons AATCGGTACATCCTCGTGGCGATCGACTACGTTTCGAAGTGGGTTGAAGCTCAAGATTTGCCTACAAAAGATgcccgagtggtggtgagattcctAAAGAAGTTGTTCACTCGTTTCGGTATTCCTAAAGCCCTCATTGGCGACCGAGGGACACATTTTTGTAATGCCATAATGGAAAAGGCATTGGAGCGATATGGAGTTACTCACTGTTTGTCTACCGCGTACCATCCACAAACAAACGGTCAAGTTGAGAATGTGAATACGGGAGTGAAGAGGATATTAGAGAAAACAGTAGGAAAGAGTCGTAAGGATTGGTTGGATAAACTCGATGATGCTTTGTGGGCATTTCGTACCGCCTACAAAACACTCTTAGGTACTACACCGTTCATGATAGTCTATGGCAAAGCTTGCCATCTTCCGGTAGGATTGGAGCACCGAGCGCTTTGGGCTCTTAAAACCGTGAACTTAGATCTTTCTCATGCGGCTAGGAAGAGGTTTTTCCAAATCCATGAGTTAGAAGCCCTTAGAGATTCGGCGCATGAGCGTTCTTGGAGTATCAAAGAGAAAACGAAGGCGTTGCATGATAGGAGGCTTAAGGGGTTGAAGGAGTTTAAAGTCG GAATTCATCACCGTCAAGGAGCAAGAATCAACGAGAAAATCGAGTTTCAG GCTGGCGAACGTGGCGAGTGTGTTGGCGTGGTCGATGAAGAGAACATGGAGAGGAGGTACTGGAGCTAG